The nucleotide sequence GCTAATACGTTTTTATCGCTTCAACCCACAGTGCAACATTCTTTGGAGGCGGAGAAGACATGGCTGCAGTGCCAATGCGAGCGTTGGGGCTTACGTGAGTACCTGAAAAGTGTTTACCTATACGTAGATATATCTAGAATCATACTCTATTGTGCTTTGCTTCTGGAATCTCCACCTCTATTTACTCTACACACTGTCCGATCTAActtctgtctgtgtgtgtgtgtgtgtgtgggagggGAGAATGTATTTGATACCTTATTAGCTCATCTTTGGTCATCTGGTGTCCCGAAAAGATAAGCTTCTAGCCCCAACCGCACTGCACCACCCATTCTATAGCTTTGTGCCGCATGCCCAGTAGTTGTTTGCACCCCCTCTCATTCTGACGAGTCATCCAATGCATTTGTTATAACCCCCTGCCGACCTGATTTAGTGGCCCAGGAGGAGTCCCGCTCGACGCCCGCCCTGCTGACCAGCTCCAGTTCCGCATTGGAGAACAGTGTCCTGTCGCTGGGCGTTTCCCCCGAACACTCGTTCATCGAGAGCTGCGCCCGTCTCTCAGTTTCGCTGGAGGGACCTGGCATCTATGCCATGACTTCGTCGCCGTTGCCGGCGAAGcggaatggcaatggcaacggaAATGCCACGGACTACGACTATGATGACTATGCCGACGATGATGAGGACAACGATGAGCTGGACGGCGTTCACGACTTTGGTGCCGAATTGGAGATCAGTAGCATAGCTCCGCCGCAGGGAAGTCGTGGCATCTATCGCCACAAGCAGCGAgcccagcagcagccacaccactaccaacaacagcagcagcagcagcaggtgccGCCTCAGCACCAGCGGGACTacgacgaggacgacgacgatgatgaggatgaGATGACGTTTATTAAGCGCCGGTATCGACAGAACAAAAAGAAGCCGGCGCCGCCGAGCAGCAGCCATCATCAGAGGCGATTGCGCACTGGCACCAAGAGTCTCGATGGCGGAGGGGAGAGGCGCACGGGATCGGGAGCAGCGGGCGGATCAGGAGGAGGTGCTTCAGGCTCGGCAGTTGGCAATCCGACGCCTCCCAAGCTCAAGCAGCGAACGTGCAGCCGCTGCAATCGAGGCATTCGGCACAGTAGCTCGTGCAGCTCCAATTCCGCCGGAGCAACTGGCTCGAATAGCGGAGGAGGCGGCAACGGAGGCTCCGGAGCCGGAAACGGAGGAGGGGCCGAGGGCGGCATGACCATGGAGGAGCTGAGGGCCGTCAACCGATATGCGGAGAGCACCAAGAGCCTCTCGTATCTGCCACAGGTGAGGGACGATTTCTTGCTGGGCTCACGCATTTCCGTTTGAGAACTTGCGATAGTTGTGTAGAACGTACCATCTATTATATAGATCCTAGGTCTAACCCCGTTTGCAAATGCTCGAATTTCTTTTAagttttggtttcttttttccaGGAAATGAAAAAGAATCAAGAACCAAGAATATATtagtatttaagttttctctttttattttcttccatTTTCTGTTgcgaatttttgatttattgtaATTGAATCCTATTGTAATAACTTAATTTAATATCTTTTGTTTCTTGTGTTTGAATTTTGTCAATTGGAAATGTTATACCCTCTAATCTTTCTATCATTCACTTCTACTTTGACTCTCTCTATCTCTTAACTCGAATCACACAGCAAATTGCTCAAGTTTGTTTCATTTTGGAAATGATTGCCTAGTTTTTTCTAATATTTTCATAATCTAACAAAACGATTTGCGCCTGCCAACGAAACTCAACAACTACttacacaaaaacaacaatcaaCAACACATTAAGACTTAAGAATTTGAAGAATCTAAGCTCCCTCACACCCTTTACACCCCCCAAACTGTacaaaaaagtacaaaaaacaaaaaaaaaaaaaagaaatcaacaTACTTCACCAAAACTCTGTAAAAAAGGACTACAACGGAGCAAAATTGattgaaaacttttcattttacattgtatgtttatattttaatttaattttgccatttttatttttgttcaaACTTCTCTTACAAAGAAAAaccaagcaaaacaaaacaaaaaaaaaaacgtcaaaaaacgaaaacaacaaaatgtgaaaaaccaaaacataaaaacattatataaatacattttctatGCCCAAAGACCTATTTTCactaaataaaaaacgagTGCTATACAATGttgcaacaaaataaaactaaacacCAAATTGCgtatttaataattacaaaaattggGACTGACAAATATGAATGCAATAAGAGAAGTTTATAGCAATTGGATATAAGTTCGTTCTAATGGAGTTGTAAATACTAAGGATAAAATTAGTGACAGCAGTtcaaaagttttcaaaaattcgatcTCATGAATATGAAATTCAATATTCTGGGCCTATTTTTATTACAATAGATTGGCTTTAGAAAATATTCAGCTATTAGGtggctaaataataaaagtaatattTTGGAACCGTAAATTCTCTTCACGAAAAATCTTTTATGGACAAAAAGAACTTGGAATAAGTATCCTAGCCTTTTCAAAAACTCTTGACACCATATATAAACGTAGCTATCTATAGATGTAGAGCACCATGTACACttagttattatttttgtgttaTGTTCTCACTCTTATCATTTGATGTTCAAAGCGAAGGTGGCATATCAGAAATAACTAGAACAATGTATAATGTATCATAAGCTACCGTTATGATTTCCTTTGATTTTGTTGTAATCGTTAATTTGTACTATATTTTAGTAGACCCCTAAGCTACCCGAAGAATATTGTTAACTGTGCACCATTTTGATTCGTTGTCGCTTGGCTATCTGGTCTATGTAGCGTAGATGCCTGCTTTTGTCTTGCCTGTTTTGTTTGTATGTTTTGGCTGCACCTTGCATTAATAGTTGGTAGTTAATTCTTAACCAACTAACATTTAGTTGTTAAGCAGAACGAGAAGACACGAgaatacgaatacgaaaaGATCATCATGCGAATACTACAAAACACGAGCcgaaaaaaacccaaaattgcatttgtaaTTAATCTTACTTTTGTAGgaatttaaatgttgttaCTTCCACCTCAAAATAAGCAATCAAAGCGCTTGTTGGCGGTTTTTTCACTGAATGTTACTATACCTAATTCAAATGTTCTTGTTTCGAGTATTTGGGGTATTCGTGGTAAAGTTAAGCTGGATTAAGGATTCTCTTTCTTCATCTTTATTTTGCGGTGAATACCCTGCAATATTCTATCCATCATTTTGTATAGTCTTGCACTTTTTCCACTGCGCTGATTTTGCTGCATTTTATATATCACATAATATTGTTAACCCATTTTCTTTTGTgaacttttgtttttgttttttcaaagattttaatttggcttttcaatttttttttcgaaataaGTTAATCAAGCAAAAGTTACAGCTAGCTTAAACTCAAATttcaattgccaaaaaaaactcTAATGCGATAATTTTGAATCCCCCCTCGTCTTTCCACCAACAACTACAACCACacgacaacaacatcaaccaacaaacaaataattgcCATGTCGAAACATatacgaaattggaaaatgtgTTAGGTCCATGAACGCCAAACCGCACGCATGCGCACCCGCTCCGAGTGGTTCCTGGGTCCCCGGGATGCGGTGGTCACGTTGCAATTGCCGGCGGACACGTGCAGCAATTGCTGTCTTGCCGCAGCCGCTGGATATTTGGGTGGCGGCAGCACCAGGGACATGCGACAGGCTCAAACGGAAGGCGAGCGGAATCAGGCGGCCTTGCTCTATCACTTTTACcgcaggcagcagcagcagcaacagcaacagcaggagcaacacTATGACGATATGATGGACACGGAGGATAGCTACGGACAGCAGAaggagcaacagcatcagcagcagcagcagcaggagcagcaacagcaacacatACATTCCAAGGGTCTACTAAGACCACCGCCGATGCAAcatcagcatcaacagcagcagcagcaacgtcGCCTGCTGCTGGATGTCAATTCGGGTAGTTATAACGCTGGACTAACTACGCTCACCACCAACAACACTCATTTCGGCGACGATCTGGCCAACTATCTACACGAACCGCTCAGCAACACATGCTATTATTCCTCCAGCCAGTGCTTGAACCGGCTGCCACCTGTTGTCGTTGTGCGCGAGGATCAGCAGCTGACGGAGGTCACCGAtagcgatggcgatggcgactCTCTGGACGGCGGTGTTTTGCACACCCTGCAGGCCCACGAGTTGCAGCATCATGTGGAGCCCAGGCAGGCggccatgttgctgctgcgacacTCGacaccgcagcagcaacatcgcagCAGCATGGCCTCGTCCTTGTACCAATCCTTTGACGTGACCTCCGCCGATCTGAGCCACGGCAACGACCACAACAGGAGCGGCCACAATAATAGCAACAATAACCatcaccacaacaacaactttgCCACAGtcattttcaatgttttggactttttgttttgataagaaaaaaatgaaagcagTGAACAAATTCGCGAGCTGAGAACAATCGGAATGAAATGTCTTGTGTTTTGTAGATACCAATTGCATCCAAACATGAATTTTGCTTATGTCCAACTAATGCTAAAACATACTTACGTTTAATACGTTTAagatattcatttattttcgtgTTGTTGAAAAGGAACTCAGTGTTTATCATGCCTAAGTATTTAGATGGAATCGAAGCGGAATACGcaacttaattttaattttcctaaccCAGCATGATAGGCCAAGATTTCCGTGTTGCCCACCGCCAAACCATCGGAATTTTGTTAAGTGTatcttttaatttgtattatttttgatttatctATCAGATAATTTAGTTATTTATTCGTATTGTGTACTTTGCCTTCCATTTGTCCATTTATGATTTTTGCTTTgtaacaataaacatttttatttatttatactgtGTATAACCGAAATCGAAATATGTTGAAAgctttttgtgttgttttttgtgtgttttctaCACTCGACACACACACTTGATACTACATGTGATACATGCATAATAACGTGTGTtgtacttgttgttgtttgattTTGCCTACTAACCCCGAGTTTTGTGTGTTTCGTCCACATTTTGTACACTAATTGTTAACGTTTTTGTGAGTTGTTGTGGTCGGAACGCCCACAGAGAcggtcagcagcagcaacaaccacagcaaACCAGAGTAGTAAGCCATATATAACACATCAAGAAAGCGCCTCAACCACAAAACAACACCAACATTTACTTGCTCTACTTCTCCCAGACCTACGAATGAAACAAATGAACTCATCAGCAATATTAtttctcctctttttttttctttttatccCAACCTTATGTCCGAACCCGATTTTAGTTGGCAACATCCGTTTGAGTAACAGCGCCGAGTCCATTCAGTATGCAGCCCGACGACCGGTCGCCAGTCTTGGTCTCAATCCCAGCCTCGGCGGCGCCATTACCACCATCAACACCACCAGCACCCACAATCCCACCACCAGGCGTCTGCTCATCAATGTGCCGCGCCAGTATCGATCCTCGCTGCGGCGCAACAAGGAGAAGCAGATCGGCGGCAATAGTCAGAGCAACAGTAGCAATAGCCTGGGCAGTGATCAGTTGACCGGAAAtgctggagcagctgcaggaTCGGCCGTCGGTGTTCCGGTGCTAAACAAACCCCTACTGATGGTCGGCCTACTGCCGGGTGCCGAGCAGCCGCCCTCCGTGCGGAACTCCATTGCCGAGTGCGGCATCTCGACGCCGGATGCAATGGACGTGGGCATGGAGTGCAGCACCACGCTGAGCTTCAAGCCGCCGCGGCTGTAACAAGGACAACAGCCCATTCGATCGAAGGCTGCTAAGCACACCCAGAAAGCCTCGGCCCATAGCTATGTTAAGATCTAaccatttttttaaaatacgtATACATACTTTCAAATCAAACCAACACcccaacacacacaaaaacgaGAGTGCCGAAGAAATCTATAGAGATTTTAATGGGAATGCCATTGATCATCGGcagttttgcattttgcattataGTTAAATCTCTGTAGATTTTGACGGCCCCTCTTGAAAACCATCATACATTAGGTTATGGTAAacgatatatgtatttaatgtGTATAGCAAGAAAAGGCTGATTTTCTTTagttaaacaaacaaaacaaaaaaacatgGAAAACGAACGAAtggaaacaaacaaacaaacaatttacaaCTGAAACTAACTATATTATgcaacaaattgccaaatttTATTCAGCATTCATTTCGTTGTGTGATTTAGGTTGATTTTACTTCATGTTTTAGCCAAGAATCTCTCAAACTTGAACATTGTCAAGgtaaaaataaacgaaattttcACCTGATCGCAAACCGAAACAACGATACAAAAAGCAGAAGAATTTCGAAACTCTTTAGCATCTGAACAATCCAACCAATCGATTTCGAGGCCGACTCTCTGTCTTTATAAGAACCATTTTAGATGTTATTTCTAATCTATGCAAATTGAAACTAATCAAATGAATGGAGCTCTTTAAAGGCAATCATAGATCCGAATACAGATGATATACATTCATTTTTGATACAGTGAAGtacaaaatcaaaactaaaCAGAAACCAATCGAAAATATCTAATACAAATTCTACATTATTCTTACAAAGATAGAAACAAGAAAACTTAGCATTTAATATGTAGATAAGCGTTTTCGAATTAAACTTGTATAACTGCGAACGGAAATCAATATGTAAATCGGATGTTATTTCACTGATGTTATCGTTAATAGTgctatgtgtacatatatacgtgTATGTCTATGTGTCCAAGATATATCTAGTATGTATATTAACTAAACGATATGCTAAAACAGCCCTTCCTGCGGGGGAGCAGAACCGCCAAACTACAGCTAAAACGAATGAAATAATTCCACTTTCTATAGAATCTGATTTAGCGAATCCTCGACGACTAGTTACTAATAGTACCAATCCAAGTATGGTCTCCAGATGGTCCCAAAGGACCCTCTCCAGATTGATTTCCACTGCCCCGCCACTAGAGTTCTGTTTCCCCTTCATCCTAGACTTGGAGATTTTTCagctttaattgaaaaattctttgcgaagtTAGAGAAAGAAACAATTTCCTCCTCGCTGTGTTTGACCGACCACATTTGGTGtgtttttgaaattgaatttacatAATTAATCTAAATGTTAGctaaggaaataaaacaaatgaaaatgaatgcaTCTTATTTTGCCATTTCGTACGTAGTATGAAGCGCATCTGTTTAAGTGTAAAAATTAGAATTTAAAGCTCTGAATGTTGCCCAGAATTTAGGAATGAGAAATGCAAGAAACACCAATTTGTTGAttagcaaagcaaacaaaaagaaggTTAATTTTATCGACATCATTTTTATTGCTGTATATGTGTAGGCTATaagctataaaatatataattgtaTAAATCTTACGGAGTACGAGTTCGAGTGAAGTACATTCATTAGCCACTAAATACtattacataaatataaatcgtGTTGTAAATGATGACAGAATCGTTATAGATATACGCTATATTTAGTGAGCAGGATCTGTTCCATATATTTTCGCGTGCAAAATGCATTTCgaatacatttttcaaatatttttaatttagttttatagTTCTTTTGATTTACCCCATTTTAGagacattttccattttgtgAAAGTTGcactttaagaacttctgtatacaaaaaaaaaaaaaaaaaaaagagaaaagaatCATACATATAATGTAACTAATTACTgaatggaaaaaataaatatttaaattgcaaaattaaAACGGAGGGCGGGCTTAAGTTCTCTTAAATGCTAATCTTACGAACACATATTTGGTCAAAATTTGCGTATAATTCTAAAGCCCTGGCTTAAACTGACAAGTAACTCGGAGATTCCAAGAAGTCGTGTTAGTTTCTTTTGTTGATACAAATTATACGGATTATATTAAACTGTAAAAACTTTTTGGGATTTGATTAACTAAGAATTAACCAAGATAGAGTGGATTTAATAGGTTAATGGTCTTAGCTATACATTGAAAGGTCCAGCCATGGGATAAGCCTCGAATAAGTTACTTGTCAGTTCATAAGCCTTGCTAGCAGCTCAATTGTACAGAGCTCTGTCCACTATAATGCCGTGCTCAATCAGAAAACTCTCGACGTCGGAGGCGAAGAAGTCATCGCTGAGGTCATCGGTAAGCCGCACAAAGTTTCCGATGACCGCTTGGGCCTTGTATACCAGTAGGGCGGGCAATCCTTTGGTGCGGAAGTCCCTGCTCATTCCGGCCACGGAACTGCAGATCTTGGCGAACTTAATGGACGGATAATCGCTGGCCAGACTGTCAAGGCATTTGTTCAGCGTGGCACAGGCGGCCAATTGTCGTTCGTATATGtggatgatgatggtggtgtgCTTGTTCTCCTGCTCGACGCAGGCGAGGAACTCCTCGTGGCTGGTCAACTGCTGCACCTGGCCAAACTGCTGGTGGTGCCCCGTCTGGCGCAGCATCTCGGCCATCCGCTGTTTCTGGTACTGCTGCAGGAAGTCCTCGCTCATCAGTTCGTCCAGCTCGGCGTCCAGTTCCTCCTGCCGCTTGCGTTCCTCGTCCTCCGCCGACGTTGTCGCCGTAATGGTGAGCTTCTTGGCCAGCGCCAGACGTTGACGTTCGGTTTCATCCCGTCGCTCCGCCTCGAGCTGCTTGAATCTCTGCCAGTCCTTTACAACGCCCTTGGGACCCGTGTTCGTTGAGCTTTGCTGCCGGAATCCACCAGCCGGAGTCGCATCCGGATTTGTGTCGATGGTCAGACCGGAGCATCGGGATTTCCCGGATGCCCCCTTATTATCGCCTCCCTCGTCACCATTGTCCTCGCcctcgctgctgctgcagtagTACTCAAGTTTCTCGCCCAATAGTTTGTCTTCCAAAGTGGCCATGATTGGTAATTAACGagtttttacttttaatttacaatttaattagtcGGGTTTGGATTATTCACTAATGGTAGTATCGATAGGTCGATTGTCACAATACCGATGCTTCAGTTTCCATATCGACTGTTTTAGTATGGCTGTATTTTGTCAGTATTTTTACGTTAATATCTAATAATTGTTAGTATACAATTTCAAAGACCGCgatattcaaaattgttttcaagtttttctcatttttatttaaaaataataaaatcgttttttcactttgtttacaaatgaattttatgtatacatatgtatgttcttTTTCTACAACAATTAGATTCATAACTgatgatattttgttttgtttcacatagtttttattttgtaaatgcaatttagtgacaattattaaaaacaaatctTAAATCAATATCTTTTTTTATGTGTCTTTCGAATTACATCGAAAATTTCCTTAAGCTTTTCGGGCACAGTGAAGTTTGGCATTATTTGCTCCATGCTATTGAAATCGGCCTTTTCCAACTCGTCGCACGAATCATCCGATCCGGATTCATCAGCTAGGGCCAATCTTTCGGCGAAGGAGACAATTCCGCACCAGGCGCGGAAGTCCAAGTCACCCGATGCTTGGGCGTCGTAGCCCAACATTCTCAGTGTGCCTTGTACATTTTCCTCGGTGCCATGGAACTCCAGAACATCCTCGAGAGCTTGCGGCAGACTCTGCCAGACGAGGGTTCTCTCACGGTATTTGTATTCCGGCAGCTCATCATTTCCCATGGCGGCCAACTCGCTTTCCGGCTCCTCGATTCTACTCAGATACTTTAAGAATACTCGTTTATACAGCTGTTTTCTCTGTTGCGACACCCAGACGTACTTGCTCAAATAATCCCACGGGGTCATATCTAAATGGGTAAGTTAATTAGTTAAGttaatttccttaaaatatttaaagcgtACACACTTTTTAGCATGGAAAGGTCCATGGGTACATCGAATCTTGTCGCTGATTTTGAGAACTTTCGCGGCATTTTGGATGTTGTTTCTGGTGAAACTTTATCGTCGACGGGCTTCGGAACAGTTTTGGGTTTGGGTGGCATGTACTTGATGGCCTCTCTTAGAGCTCTATTGAGCTTTGGAAAATAGATTTCAACTTTAAAAAACCAATACcaagttttaaataattacacTTACATATCGaccaaaagtattttcaatAAGATCCACATCCAAATCGGTTTTCAGCGCCTGAAAAGCTTCATCGGTAAGGAAACTGCCCTTCAAGAGGATCGGTTCCCGTTCAGTTTCTCGCTTGTCCTTGGGCAACAAGGTGAGTGAGTTGGGTATCAAACTTGGTCTGGTGCTGGGATTCAGTGAATCGGGACCCAAAGCAGCCACCTGCGTCTCGGGATCCTCACTCAAGTGGAATGTGGTGGTGGCTTTAATTTTGGAAGAAATAAGTAGCCATAAGTTTCAACTCAAAGCCAactttgttttagttttaatctTAAAGATTAAAGATTAGCGTTATTCACCTTGAGCTGGCTTCAACTTCTTGCGTTTCTTGCCCCTTCGCACATCCTCGTCGCTGAGCTCATGCTCATTGATGCAGGTTTTGGGCTTGGCCTCCTGGTCATTGATGGCATCTCCGCCGGGTGTCAGAGTTGCGGTGGCCAGCGAGGACTTCGGTCTCTGCTCGTTGGATGGCTGCCTCTTTGGCTTCTTGTCCTCATTGGCACCGGCACTCTTGGGTTTCTTGTCCTCCTCCAGGCCGCTTTGGGTCAGGTCCGAACTGGGCTTCCAGTAGAGCGTCTCCTGGGAGTGCGATCTCCGTAGGTCCAAAATGATCTTCTTACGCTTTATGTTCTCGTGTTTACCCCATTCCGGAGTAATGCATCGGCGATAGAAAGACCCAGCACTGGTCCTGGTATGGATACTAGTTACCGTGGGCGTTGGCGTCATCGGACGCGAGTCCGTTTCCGCATATCGCCGGAACAGATCCTCCGGAATATTATCCGTCTCATGGGGCTGCAAATCCGGCTCCTCAGGAATTTTATCCTGTTTCCCATGCTGCTGGCCTTTGCCCTCGATCGCCAACGATGTCTTCAGCTGATTAATCACATCCTTGACACCAGATGGCGCCGGATGATTGCACAGCACCGAGCATCCTTTGGCAAAAGGATTGAAGAGTCCTCCAAACGGGCGTAAGGATAGCGGCATGGGCGTGGCCTCGAACTTGAGAGGCATTCGCGATATATCGCCATGTTGGTTTTTGCGCTATTAAAACAGAAGCACTTCAATTGATGGAGAACTatcaaatttttataattgtacttttttaattttaaatacttttgaaaataaaaagccGAACTTTGATCGCCTTTAGAATCTCAATGTAATATCATTTTTGTACTAATAATGATTCATACTagtaaaagaaaacaaacaaatgtagGATACTGATTAGGTCTTTACCTTTTTTAAATACTTGATATGCCTCTTGGGCGTGGGAATTAATCCAGTACGTGTTGAGGCGCTCATAGCTACTTTTAAAAAAAGCTTTAAATATCAAACTAAACTACAAAAGCCGGCGACGgcataaaacattttgtttagtttCCATAGTAATTAGTTGAGGTGCCGGTGTATTGATTTgcttttattgattttatgcGATTTATACTTACGTTTACCAGTAAACAACCATGGTAGTTAAAAGTACcctatatttattatacataaaaatacatatgtatgtatcttttTAATGATATTGAATTGATACCAAAAGTCCTAATAACCTTCTATCAAGCTATAGAAATATTGGAGCAGAGGTTTAGCCTTCAATATTTGTCATAGAATATTTTAACTTATCTAATTGAAACAAAAGCCATCAAAAACAACGCATGTTTATTATGTCTGTGTCTTAAAACTAACAACTCTTGGCATATGATTAACATAGGGAATACCCTTTAGGAAGGATTAGTCAGGCAGTTTGAATGCTCTATATGGGTTCTCAGTAGAGGGAACCGCGATGATGCAAATGCCTGAGGCGTTGATCCAGCAACTGGCGTTCGTTGGACAGTGAAATTGTAGAGGAGGAGCGATGCAGAACGGGCAGAATGGTTGCACCTCCGCCGCCATGGACTCCGTGAGCTCCCGACCCGTGAATGGCAGGACCGGCTGCCTCCGATGGACCAACACCGGCGGTATTTCCCACCGCTCGGGATCTCAGCAGATGATTCCTGAGCGGCGACTGCCGGCGCACCGAGTTATTGAATGAGATCTGCAGGGAGAGACGCTTCTGGGACAACGAGGCCAGGTGTTCCGGTGATAGTTCGATCACCTGgggaggagcagcagccgccgctgcCATCACAGCCGCCGTGGCGGCACTGTAACTGGGCAGCGATGAGGTGGGCGAGGAGTTGCCACAATTGCAGGTGGTCGAGGCCAGCGACACATTATCCGCGGCAGCATCCGCACTCGCTATGTTCGTCTCCACCAGGCTGTAGCCCACCGCCTGCTCCTTGCCGGTCTCGTTGCACTCGAAGATCTTGATGATGGGCACCATGGCGGGTGTGAGGATAATGCCCGCCTTGCGGAACTCCTCCAGTGCATCATCGTACGTCGGCAGTCCGGAAACAATCGTGTACGAGGGCAGGGACTCCGCCTCGTAGTCCGGCGGACAGCGGCGGCAGATCTCGATCGTGGGATCACTGTGATTGGCACGGTCTGTGAAGGAAATGGATGCACCGGTCAATAGATGGCGATAAGAGTGGCAGGTTTAACTAGTCTATAAAATTAATCATAGAAGATATTTCTGTAGCTCATATACTTCATTGTCATATAAGAAATACTATATTGTATTCTTCTATAAGGTTAGTTACCTATTagttaaatgtattttattcatATTCTATTCTTTTTGTTCTGCCCTCCAGATTTCCGCATCCGGCATAAAAAAGAACAATCAGAATTATCAAATCAATTACCCATTGCTGCCCTTTGAGAATTGGGAATCGACGGCACTTAAATCGCCTTCAAATGCCCGACAATGTTACCTATAGTTTTTGGGGATGCTGCTGCGGatctaaatgaaatttttatacCCAATGCTTGTTCGTTTAAAAGCCAGTGAAAAGCCCTTAAGGCGGCCAACCCttaaaagtaggcaacaaaaacatttattgcAATTGTCCAGCGGCAGAAGGGAAATAAATGTGGCTCCAGGGATGGGTATAGCATCTGGCCAGGAATTCTCGCCACCCAGAGAAGGTGAGTCAGCAGCCCCGGTGATGGAGTACATGGAACTGTTGATGCGGCAAGCGTTTTCCCCGTGACGTGGTACAAGATTTTCCAGATTAGCCGCATGCTGGGTGGCTTtggcaaatattgaaaatggCACTCGCTTCGCTTCACACCCTTTCATTCTTAGCTGCTCTTTCGATACTAGCAGGGATTTAAGGCCTGCGGGTCGACATTTTCCAACATTTTCCAacatttttcaacattttcacaCCCACATGAATGGACGTTCATTTTTTATGCAACGCTCTGCGAGCTTacgaaattaaattgatgATTGCCGGAAAATGTTGGAAGAAAGCGGGCGGATTGAAAGTGAAAACTCATTTCGGGTGGGCTGGCTCGACCATGTGGCAGTGGAGCACCCTGGGGGAGCTGTCAGTGGCCTAACTCCATTACCTCCTTCCCCACCGACGACAGCTCAACGTGCTTAagcctttttgtaattttcaattgacttTAGTTAATTATGGCCGGCTTACATCGAGCTTAACGTATGTCCTCCAAGGGGACGTGACTGTTTTAAGTCGGTTGGATACACTTTTGA is from Drosophila melanogaster chromosome 3L and encodes:
- the RhoGAP71E gene encoding Rho GTPase activating protein at 71E, isoform B, which codes for MSSWAERVHRRAADLGNVVTSCGHPATAPAYPYRLEKVKFGVPLEEVCKHNNNIPGPLLVLILKLNKESPNRRDVFRAPGHQGAMKKLIHFLQAGRLVNVDNYSVFTIASVLKKFLRKIPNGIFGRSGEMELFAINDLQNEAEQTERLHRLFGSLPKYTQHLLVLLFGTFRVIASNAAHASTGMTSEALGVSVAPSFFQSCVSDGKTARMEDVLKFKVSTKIMQNIIDKFATHDIFGRDNYEYYARVTGRILKVQDEWICSFQYPPPPRGKLAQQKYALQHSLEAEKTWLQCQCERWGLLAQEESRSTPALLTSSSSALENSVLSLGVSPEHSFIESCARLSVSLEGPGIYAMTSSPLPAKRNGNGNGNATDYDYDDYADDDEDNDELDGVHDFGAELEISSIAPPQGSRGIYRHKQRAQQQPHHYQQQQQQQQVPPQHQRDYDEDDDDDEDEMTFIKRRYRQNKKKPAPPSSSHHQRRLRTGTKSLDGGGERRTGSGAAGGSGGGASGSAVGNPTPPKLKQRTCSRCNRGIRHSSSCSSNSAGATGSNSGGGGNGGSGAGNGGGAEGGMTMEELRAVNRYAESTKSLSYLPQEMKKNQEPRIY
- the RhoGAP71E gene encoding Rho GTPase activating protein at 71E, isoform D codes for the protein MSSWAERVHRRAADLGNVVTSCGHPATAPAYPYRLEKVKFGVPLEEVCKHNNNIPGPLLVLILKLNKESPNRRDVFRAPGHQGAMKKLIHFLQAGRLVNVDNYSVFTIASVLKKFLRKIPNGIFGRSGEMELFAINDLQNEAEQTERLHRLFGSLPKYTQHLLVLLFGTFRVIASNAAHASTGMTSEALGVSVAPSFFQSCVSDGKTARMEDVLKFKVSTKIMQNIIDKFATHDIFGRDNYEYYARVTGRILKVQDEWICSFQYPPPPRGKLAQQKYALQHSLEAEKTWLQCQCERWGLLAQEESRSTPALLTSSSSALENSVLSLGVSPEHSFIESCARLSVSLEGPGIYAMTSSPLPAKRNGNGNGNATDYDYDDYADDDEDNDELDGVHDFGAELEISSIAPPQGSRGIYRHKQRAQQQPHHYQQQQQQQQVPPQHQRDYDEDDDDDEDEMTFIKRRYRQNKKKPAPPSSSHHQRRLRTGTKSLDGGGERRTGSGAAGGSGGGASGSAVGNPTPPKLKQRTCSRCNRGIRHSSSCSSNSAGATGSNSGGGGNGGSGAGNGGGAEGGMTMEELRAVNRYAESTKSLSYLPQVHERQTARMRTRSEWFLGPRDAVVTLQLPADTCSNCCLAAAAGYLGGGSTRDMRQAQTEGERNQAALLYHFYRRQQQQQQQQQEQHYDDMMDTEDSYGQQKEQQHQQQQQQEQQQQHIHSKGLLRPPPMQHQHQQQQQQRRLLLDVNSGSYNAGLTTLTTNNTHFGDDLANYLHEPLSNTCYYSSSQCLNRLPPVVVVREDQQLTEVTDSDGDGDSLDGGVLHTLQAHELQHHVEPRQAAMLLLRHSTPQQQHRSSMASSLYQSFDVTSADLSHGNDHNRSGHNNSNNNHHHNNNFATVIFNVLDFFWQHPFE